In Microbacterium cremeum, a genomic segment contains:
- a CDS encoding TetR/AcrR family transcriptional regulator, with translation MTETTSAAARKGTAPTKRGKPRGEYAKSAATRTAILDAALEVFAESGYRAGSLREVAERVGMSEAGLLHHFRSKSALLLAVLDHRDDLARRLVDFDMPDGVEALRGLVTLARYNASIPGVVELYCTLSAEATSPTHPAHPYFVNRYESVRESVTDSFQRVADAGRLMPGVDPGRAAVATIALMDGLQVQWLLDPASTDMAEALAEAFRAMISGFDLVGLEQVLDARSEEAASVDVSEQDA, from the coding sequence ATGACCGAGACAACCTCCGCCGCAGCGCGGAAGGGGACCGCTCCCACGAAGAGAGGCAAGCCGCGCGGCGAGTACGCGAAGTCCGCGGCCACGCGCACGGCGATCCTGGATGCCGCCCTGGAGGTGTTCGCGGAGTCCGGCTACCGCGCCGGCTCTCTGCGAGAGGTCGCCGAGCGCGTCGGCATGAGCGAGGCCGGGCTGCTCCACCACTTCCGCAGCAAGAGCGCGCTGCTGCTGGCCGTGCTCGACCACCGCGACGACCTGGCTCGCCGGCTCGTCGACTTCGACATGCCGGACGGCGTCGAGGCGCTCCGCGGTCTCGTCACCCTGGCCCGCTACAACGCGTCCATCCCCGGGGTCGTCGAGCTGTACTGCACGCTTTCGGCGGAGGCGACCTCGCCGACGCACCCCGCGCATCCCTACTTCGTGAACCGGTACGAGTCCGTACGCGAGAGTGTGACCGATTCCTTCCAGCGCGTCGCCGACGCGGGGCGTCTGATGCCGGGGGTGGACCCGGGCCGTGCCGCCGTCGCGACGATCGCCCTCATGGACGGCCTGCAGGTGCAGTGGCTGCTCGATCCCGCGTCCACGGATATGGCGGAGGCGCTCGCCGAGGCGTTCCGCGCGATGATCAGCGGATTCGACCTCGTCGGCCTCGAACAGGTGCTCGACGCGCGGTCGGAGGAAGCGGCATCCGTCGACGTCTCCGAGCAGGACGCGTGA
- a CDS encoding glycoside hydrolase family 2 TIM barrel-domain containing protein, with product MIRAPFLDGWTVGPKLGAFEAPTPESAPKPVRLPHDAVRDLARSADSDQGVHTGYVPGGVFEYAKTFDVPEEWRDKTVRLEFEGVYRDAVVFVGGDAVVHEPNGYNAFEAVLDPYLRYGEPNRITVEARAHRDSRWYSGAGIYRPVHLVVADPVHIPLDGTRVTTPDIDADRAVVRVATTVRNGSRHTRTLRLDWVVEGPDGSEVAAGTSPVTVLPGSDAVARLRLAVGDPALWSDATPSLYRVQTTLADDGGHAIDTDAVAFGIRRLQVDARRGLRINGETVKLRGACVHHDSGPLGAATFADAEDRRVRLLKAAGFNALRSAHNPMSRAMLDACDRHGMLVMDELTDTWTRSKVAFDAAPGFAARWRHDVEAMVAKDFNHPSVIMYSIGNEILELATPAGSAWSRRLAEAVRERDDTRFVTNGINGIIANLDRMREADTGEGADAAGSDPNTMMAAMGDVMARANASELVTTSTEESAAVLDIVGFNYAESRYELDRELFPDRVIVGSETFPSRIEKLWALVESLSHVIGDFTWTGWDYLGEAGIGRVDHPDEEGYQPTGTAGPYPHLLAGCGDIDITGHRRPVSYYREIVFGLRTEPYLAVHPPQHHGRPTATTPWSWDDSVSSWTWDAEPGAPVTVDVYAAAEEVELRLDDRVIGVAAVGAEKEFRARFETRYHPGELVAVARSGGREIGRTALRTAGRLGLTAIAEEPEIAEDGLGFVGIALTDADGIVPGDADRLVTVTVEGDAELAGLGTGRIRTEESFAGPAVTTFGGRALAIVRPTGPGAATVTIASDGLATAVTRLSIAGARAPEAP from the coding sequence GTGATCCGCGCGCCGTTCCTCGACGGATGGACGGTCGGCCCCAAGCTCGGCGCGTTCGAGGCGCCGACCCCGGAGTCCGCGCCGAAGCCCGTGCGCCTGCCCCACGATGCCGTGCGCGACCTGGCCCGCTCGGCCGACAGCGACCAGGGCGTGCACACCGGCTACGTGCCGGGGGGAGTGTTCGAGTACGCCAAGACGTTCGACGTGCCGGAGGAGTGGCGCGACAAGACGGTGCGGCTCGAGTTCGAGGGCGTCTACCGTGACGCGGTCGTCTTCGTGGGCGGCGACGCGGTCGTGCACGAGCCGAACGGCTACAACGCGTTCGAGGCCGTGCTCGACCCCTATCTGCGCTACGGCGAGCCGAACCGGATCACCGTCGAAGCGCGGGCGCACCGCGACAGCCGGTGGTATTCCGGAGCGGGAATCTACCGGCCGGTGCATCTCGTGGTCGCCGATCCGGTGCACATCCCGCTCGACGGCACCCGCGTGACGACGCCCGACATCGACGCCGACCGCGCCGTCGTGCGCGTCGCGACGACGGTGCGCAACGGCTCGCGGCACACTCGAACCCTGCGGCTCGACTGGGTGGTGGAGGGGCCGGACGGCTCCGAGGTCGCCGCGGGGACGTCGCCGGTGACGGTGCTGCCCGGCTCGGACGCCGTCGCGCGCTTGCGCCTGGCGGTCGGCGACCCGGCGCTGTGGAGCGACGCGACGCCCTCCCTCTATCGCGTGCAGACGACTCTCGCCGATGACGGCGGACACGCGATCGACACGGATGCCGTGGCCTTCGGCATCCGTCGTCTGCAGGTCGATGCGCGCCGCGGCTTGCGCATCAACGGCGAGACGGTGAAGCTGCGCGGCGCCTGCGTGCACCACGACAGCGGACCGCTCGGCGCGGCGACGTTCGCCGACGCCGAGGACCGGCGCGTGCGCCTGCTCAAGGCCGCCGGCTTCAACGCGCTGCGCAGCGCGCACAACCCGATGAGCCGCGCGATGCTCGACGCGTGCGACCGGCACGGCATGCTGGTGATGGACGAGCTGACCGACACCTGGACCCGCTCGAAGGTCGCCTTCGATGCCGCCCCGGGCTTCGCAGCGCGGTGGCGGCACGACGTCGAGGCGATGGTCGCCAAGGACTTCAACCATCCGAGCGTGATCATGTACTCGATCGGCAACGAGATCCTCGAGCTCGCGACGCCGGCGGGCTCCGCCTGGAGCCGGCGCCTCGCCGAGGCCGTCCGCGAGCGCGACGACACGCGGTTCGTCACCAACGGCATCAACGGCATCATCGCGAACCTGGACCGGATGAGGGAGGCCGACACCGGCGAGGGCGCCGACGCGGCCGGCTCCGATCCGAACACCATGATGGCGGCGATGGGCGACGTGATGGCCCGCGCGAACGCGTCGGAGCTCGTGACGACCTCGACCGAGGAGTCGGCGGCCGTGCTCGACATCGTCGGGTTCAACTACGCCGAGTCCCGTTACGAGCTCGATCGCGAGCTCTTCCCGGACCGCGTGATCGTCGGATCCGAGACCTTCCCGTCGCGCATCGAGAAGTTGTGGGCGCTCGTCGAGAGCCTGAGCCACGTCATCGGCGACTTCACGTGGACCGGCTGGGACTACCTCGGAGAGGCGGGGATCGGCCGCGTCGACCACCCCGACGAGGAGGGATACCAGCCCACCGGCACGGCCGGACCGTACCCGCACCTGCTCGCCGGTTGCGGAGACATCGACATCACCGGTCACCGCCGGCCGGTGTCGTACTACCGCGAGATCGTCTTCGGGCTGAGGACGGAGCCGTACCTCGCAGTCCATCCGCCGCAGCACCACGGCCGGCCGACGGCCACGACGCCCTGGTCGTGGGACGACTCGGTGTCGTCGTGGACGTGGGATGCCGAGCCCGGCGCGCCCGTCACGGTCGACGTGTACGCGGCGGCCGAGGAGGTGGAGCTGCGGCTCGACGACCGCGTGATCGGGGTCGCCGCCGTGGGCGCCGAGAAGGAGTTCCGCGCACGCTTCGAGACGCGGTACCACCCGGGCGAGCTCGTCGCCGTCGCCCGAAGCGGTGGGCGGGAGATCGGCCGCACCGCGCTGCGGACCGCGGGCCGGCTCGGGCTCACCGCGATCGCCGAAGAGCCCGAGATCGCCGAGGACGGGCTCGGCTTCGTCGGCATCGCGCTCACCGACGCCGACGGCATCGTGCCCGGCGACGCCGATCGGCTCGTGACCGTGACGGTCGAGGGCGACGCCGAGCTCGCCGGGCTCGGCACCGGGCGCATCCGGACGGAGGAGTCGTTCGCAGGCCCCGCCGTGACGACGTTCGGCGGCCGGGCGCTCGCGATCGTGCGACCCACCGGTCCTGGCGCGGCGACGGTCACGATCGCGTCCGACGGCCTCGCCACGGCCGTCACGAGGCTCTCGATCGCCGGAGCCCGGGCGCCCGAGGCGCCGTGA
- a CDS encoding carboxypeptidase-like regulatory domain-containing protein, translating into MTRRDDVGQDYQLALAPVRAWAQDVTGLKVVDDWDAGDEGASAVVLRPLALAVAAASGPVLRQVSSAELLLDLLVTVIAPTASEAAAATSDLALAAQSENDWAIASDAPGLDLWRALGQPPVPAIVLRVPVRRVIERDPAPLVREPLRRTFVPLRMVTGRVVWPDGRPISAARVSLAEADGPPATTDHRGRFRMPLATASDELTVSITARGASVQLRLAASALGAAGDLGDLRVPVPTG; encoded by the coding sequence ATGACTCGCAGGGATGACGTCGGCCAGGACTACCAGCTGGCCCTCGCTCCCGTCCGCGCGTGGGCGCAGGACGTGACCGGCCTGAAGGTCGTCGACGACTGGGACGCGGGCGACGAGGGTGCGAGCGCCGTCGTGCTCCGGCCGCTGGCGCTCGCCGTTGCTGCGGCATCCGGTCCCGTGCTGCGACAGGTGAGCAGCGCCGAGCTCCTACTCGACCTGCTCGTGACCGTCATCGCCCCCACCGCGAGCGAGGCTGCCGCGGCGACGAGCGACCTCGCGCTCGCGGCGCAGAGCGAGAACGACTGGGCGATCGCGTCCGACGCGCCCGGCCTCGACCTGTGGCGCGCCCTCGGGCAGCCGCCGGTGCCCGCGATCGTGCTGCGAGTGCCGGTGCGGCGCGTCATCGAGCGCGACCCGGCACCTCTCGTGCGCGAACCCCTGCGGCGGACGTTCGTGCCGCTGCGGATGGTCACGGGTCGGGTCGTGTGGCCGGACGGGCGGCCGATCTCGGCGGCCCGCGTGTCGCTGGCCGAGGCCGACGGCCCGCCGGCGACGACCGACCACCGCGGACGGTTCCGGATGCCTCTTGCCACGGCATCCGACGAGCTCACGGTGAGCATCACGGCGCGTGGCGCGTCGGTGCAGCTTCGGCTCGCGGCATCCGCCCTGGGTGCCGCGGGCGACCTCGGAGACCTGCGGGTCCCCGTTCCCACTGGATAA
- a CDS encoding phage tail sheath family protein has product MPQYLTPGVYVEELMGGARPIEGVGTEIAAFVGFVDDDEAPRGVPTSVNNWTQYTSIFGTEGPSTPLTLAVHGFFLNGGQRCYVLNVGPDGTVGGTPGEPGISALEHIDEIAIVAAPGMTDAASYDAVLSHCELMRDRVAVLDGPAHVDDLNDLIRPATMSTPSAASASSSSSSSSPSGSSAGSEESTGEGEEGSAPPPPAPTPRRGGGSGGPGGGMARASEWGAEYVPWISVVDPLTGTLVEAPPSGHVAGVWARTDGSRGVHKAPANETVRGALDLTRAFTPSEQGLLNSAGINAIRNIHGSIKIWGARTLAGSASEWRYLPVRRLFAFAEESIQQGTGWVVFEPNDQVLWNAIRRDVRGFLRRLWRDGALMGATEREAFFVKCDAETNPQENIDAGIVTALIGMAPVKPAEFIVFKVSQYTAAAGEEAQ; this is encoded by the coding sequence ATGCCCCAATATCTGACACCGGGCGTCTACGTCGAAGAACTCATGGGCGGTGCACGCCCGATCGAAGGGGTCGGCACCGAGATCGCCGCCTTCGTGGGGTTCGTCGACGACGACGAGGCGCCGAGAGGCGTCCCCACGTCCGTCAACAACTGGACGCAGTACACCAGCATCTTCGGGACGGAGGGCCCCAGCACGCCGCTGACGCTGGCGGTGCACGGCTTCTTCCTCAACGGAGGCCAGCGCTGCTACGTCCTCAACGTCGGGCCCGACGGCACCGTCGGGGGCACACCCGGCGAGCCCGGCATCTCGGCTCTCGAGCACATCGACGAGATCGCGATCGTCGCTGCGCCCGGCATGACGGATGCCGCGTCCTACGACGCCGTGCTGAGCCACTGCGAGCTCATGAGAGACCGCGTCGCCGTTCTCGACGGGCCCGCGCACGTCGACGACCTGAACGACCTCATCCGGCCCGCGACGATGTCGACACCATCGGCGGCGAGCGCGTCGTCGAGTTCGTCCTCGAGTTCGCCCTCGGGGTCATCGGCGGGGTCGGAGGAGTCGACCGGGGAGGGCGAGGAGGGATCGGCGCCCCCGCCGCCCGCACCGACCCCGCGACGCGGCGGTGGCAGTGGAGGTCCCGGGGGCGGGATGGCCCGCGCGTCGGAATGGGGAGCGGAGTACGTCCCTTGGATCTCTGTGGTCGACCCGCTCACCGGAACCCTCGTCGAGGCACCGCCGTCCGGGCATGTCGCCGGAGTGTGGGCGCGCACCGACGGCAGCCGCGGCGTGCACAAGGCCCCCGCGAACGAGACGGTGCGCGGTGCGCTCGATCTCACTCGCGCGTTCACGCCGAGCGAGCAGGGACTGCTCAACAGCGCCGGGATCAACGCCATCCGCAACATCCACGGCAGCATCAAGATCTGGGGCGCGCGCACGCTCGCCGGCAGCGCCAGCGAGTGGCGCTACCTGCCGGTGCGCCGCCTCTTCGCGTTCGCCGAGGAGTCGATCCAGCAGGGCACCGGGTGGGTCGTCTTCGAGCCCAACGATCAGGTGCTGTGGAACGCCATCCGACGTGACGTGCGCGGGTTCCTGCGCCGGCTGTGGCGCGACGGAGCCCTGATGGGCGCGACCGAGCGCGAGGCGTTCTTCGTCAAGTGCGACGCCGAGACGAATCCGCAGGAGAACATCGACGCCGGCATCGTGACGGCCCTCATCGGCATGGCGCCGGTCAAGCCTGCCGAATTCATCGTGTTCAAGGTGAGCCAGTACACGGCCGCCGCAGGAGAGGAAGCACAGTGA
- a CDS encoding phage tail protein, which yields MSDASAATGTAAAKSQWVDPFGVYNFKLMISGMAVGHFTECSAPQVSIDTVEYREAGQSQVVHHIPTITTHGEISLKQGLTRSTELWDWFMATAAGEIRRLPVSIILLDSRGTTPVVQWDLFDALPVRWSGATLRATAREVYVQEFALKYESIERVGARDA from the coding sequence GTGAGCGACGCATCGGCGGCCACAGGGACGGCGGCCGCGAAGAGCCAATGGGTCGACCCGTTCGGGGTCTACAACTTCAAACTCATGATCAGTGGGATGGCGGTGGGACACTTCACCGAATGCTCGGCGCCACAGGTCTCGATCGACACGGTCGAGTACCGCGAGGCCGGGCAGTCGCAGGTCGTGCACCACATCCCGACGATCACGACACACGGCGAGATCTCGTTGAAGCAGGGCCTTACCCGCTCGACGGAGCTGTGGGACTGGTTCATGGCGACCGCGGCGGGCGAGATCCGGCGGCTGCCGGTCTCGATCATCCTGCTCGACTCGCGGGGCACGACGCCGGTCGTGCAGTGGGACCTGTTCGACGCCCTCCCGGTTCGATGGTCCGGAGCCACCCTGCGCGCGACCGCGCGCGAGGTCTACGTCCAGGAGTTCGCGCTGAAGTACGAGTCGATCGAGAGGGTCGGGGCGCGCGATGCCTGA
- a CDS encoding phage baseplate assembly protein V, producing MSLPVVLPAPAPAQMPGVRLRVAGAEVDPVGVGMLTTVRVRREASAPAVCAVTFDDPAGAAELERLLAPGVDVEVGVDGFAEPLFTGDVVVLERAFRPDGTMLLTARCQDAAHRLRADSRMRAFVDVSVAELARDLVAPAGLDVQAPDEGPRMPRLLQDGRTALDLLTHATRRAGLWWQIDAAGSTLRLFDRAGTGREATAAYGRDLVEAVVTTSALAHRSGWRVLGWDPVTGEVAGGSADAAVDDAEAREGVLGGSLTAGVDHADALARGLAADEEAASRGIRAVVEGDPALAPGTVLTVAGLTPDASASFLLLAADHVIDTVGGYTCTVSSHPPEHLQLRSVAGRPWSRSEAAVTVGEVLRIDDPEGRGRVRVTLPAYDGLESEWLPVLALGAGESKGLALQPDVGDHVVVAHDAWDAGRGVVLGGLRSSDGGEPGVGVVDGAVGVYGLRLPTGQSLRLSADGDAVAAANSGGSRVELTEDGIVVHAAGDLVVEAPGRTLTLRAKRIEMEQA from the coding sequence ATGAGCCTCCCGGTCGTGCTGCCCGCGCCCGCCCCGGCGCAGATGCCGGGCGTGCGGCTGCGCGTCGCGGGCGCCGAGGTCGATCCTGTCGGCGTCGGCATGCTCACGACCGTCCGCGTGCGCCGCGAGGCGAGCGCGCCCGCCGTCTGCGCGGTCACGTTCGACGATCCCGCGGGCGCTGCCGAGCTCGAGCGGCTCCTCGCACCGGGAGTCGATGTCGAAGTCGGCGTCGACGGCTTCGCCGAGCCGCTCTTCACGGGTGACGTCGTCGTGCTCGAGCGCGCCTTCCGGCCCGACGGGACGATGCTGCTGACCGCGCGATGCCAGGACGCCGCGCACCGGCTGCGCGCCGACTCGAGGATGCGGGCCTTCGTGGACGTGTCGGTCGCCGAGCTGGCGCGCGACCTCGTCGCGCCGGCGGGCCTCGACGTGCAGGCGCCCGACGAAGGACCGCGGATGCCGCGACTGCTGCAGGACGGCCGAACGGCGCTCGACCTGCTCACGCACGCGACGCGACGTGCCGGCCTGTGGTGGCAGATCGACGCCGCCGGCAGCACGCTGCGCCTGTTCGACAGGGCCGGGACCGGGCGCGAGGCGACCGCGGCGTACGGCCGGGACCTCGTCGAGGCCGTCGTGACGACGAGCGCGCTCGCGCATCGCTCGGGGTGGCGGGTGCTCGGCTGGGATCCGGTGACGGGGGAGGTCGCGGGAGGATCCGCCGATGCCGCGGTCGACGATGCCGAGGCGCGGGAGGGCGTCCTCGGCGGGAGCCTGACCGCCGGGGTGGACCACGCCGACGCGCTGGCGCGGGGACTCGCCGCCGACGAGGAGGCCGCGAGTCGCGGCATCCGTGCCGTCGTCGAAGGCGACCCGGCGCTCGCGCCCGGGACCGTCCTCACGGTCGCCGGGCTGACGCCCGACGCGTCGGCGAGCTTTCTGCTGCTCGCCGCGGACCACGTGATCGACACGGTCGGCGGCTACACGTGCACGGTCTCGTCGCACCCGCCCGAGCACCTCCAACTGCGGAGCGTGGCCGGGCGGCCGTGGTCGAGAAGCGAGGCGGCGGTCACCGTCGGCGAGGTGCTGCGCATCGACGATCCGGAAGGCCGCGGCCGGGTTCGCGTGACGCTGCCCGCCTACGACGGCCTCGAGAGCGAGTGGCTGCCGGTGCTCGCGCTCGGCGCCGGCGAGTCCAAGGGGCTCGCACTGCAGCCGGACGTGGGCGACCACGTCGTGGTGGCCCACGACGCGTGGGATGCCGGGCGCGGCGTCGTGCTCGGAGGCCTGCGCTCGTCCGACGGCGGCGAGCCGGGCGTGGGCGTCGTCGACGGCGCGGTCGGGGTCTACGGCCTGCGCCTGCCCACCGGGCAGTCGCTGCGTCTCAGCGCCGACGGCGACGCGGTCGCCGCGGCGAACAGCGGCGGGAGCCGCGTCGAGCTGACGGAGGACGGCATCGTCGTGCACGCCGCCGGCGACCTCGTGGTGGAGGCGCCCGGACGGACCTTGACGCTGCGCGCGAAGCGCATCGAGATGGAGCAGGCGTGA
- a CDS encoding GPW/gp25 family protein, whose product MTPQAPTRRTPPVSTGWRFGHPDFDDGLSGVTIAPTGRVDLVHGADAVRQSLMLLLSTTPGERVMRPDYGCDLAKLVFSPGDDTTAGLAIHYVRRAVQRFEPRVVVLAVDAGPAPDAPDRLEVVLDYRPRLGGPADRLVAAIPLQGGA is encoded by the coding sequence ATGACCCCGCAGGCTCCGACGCGGCGCACGCCCCCGGTCTCGACGGGGTGGCGCTTCGGACACCCCGACTTCGACGACGGGCTCAGTGGCGTCACGATCGCGCCGACCGGCCGCGTCGACCTCGTGCACGGCGCCGACGCTGTGCGGCAGTCGCTCATGCTGCTGCTGTCGACGACTCCGGGCGAGCGCGTGATGCGCCCCGACTACGGCTGCGACCTCGCGAAGCTCGTCTTCTCGCCGGGTGACGACACGACGGCAGGCCTCGCCATCCACTACGTCCGGCGCGCGGTGCAGCGGTTCGAGCCGCGCGTCGTGGTGCTCGCGGTCGACGCCGGCCCCGCGCCCGATGCCCCCGACCGGCTGGAGGTCGTACTCGACTACCGGCCGAGGCTGGGCGGACCCGCCGACCGCCTCGTCGCCGCCATCCCCCTCCAGGGAGGTGCCTGA
- a CDS encoding baseplate J/gp47 family protein — protein sequence MPMPIPNLDDRDFDRLVSDAKAMIAARSPEWTDLSPGDPGITLLEVFAYLTDTLLYRVNRLPEKAFVQFLELIGVRVMPPAAASVDLEFSLATPAATDVVIPRGSHVSTARADAESPVFTTVEDARIAAGDRSAVVRAYAGEVVEAEDLGEGTGKPGQSVRVARPPITLPTGDVFDLVVGVQAEPGELGDRAPAREHRGATYRIWTEVEHFGAPPAPGEDAHRYTVDRAEGVIMFAPAAQLAQPDGALTAQPVALAEVPAHGRRIVAWYRRGGGANGNVAPGALTTLKDPVPGVTVTNPAAATGGRDRETLENAMVRGPQSIHTLDRVVTARDYEQFAVASSGGVSRARAVTRADAWTGATPGEVQVYVVPGLADPGSAAVDRASLDAAMTPHVLDRLAAALHERQPIGARVGVTWAGLMPMRVHASVVVHRAEDRAAVERRLRERLDRMLSPVPLEGATGWPFGEHLRVARVYDALQSERGVRYVSDVKLVVEEVPGVVPSVVRDPNHPRTWFCASGARVFRSVDDATGWVAVARFEGEAVERVAVLATAPGCVVASTRLGETESSLVRASFDYGETWTRIAQFEFHVEEVALAVIEGTPHAFLATDAGLFRQPLAEGAVGDRILVAAEDAGMGFYAVTTVVDSSGSLRVAAAAQELKGVYLSLEAGRPGTFTHIGLEAQDIRVLRTLELANRRFLVAGAYATGQEEGAGVFRVELIGTELDAKGWEAAGAKWTGGSCRDIAFIGETILAATERAGIAVANPRQESGTWRTPTRDCGLPLRESGAFQALYSVAAGDTVPPLALAGGPDGVFRSGDGRGWRLASPGEFTDEVSLPPNWLFAPGVHEIEVEYGDAG from the coding sequence ATGCCCATGCCGATCCCGAACCTCGACGACCGCGACTTCGACCGGCTCGTATCCGACGCCAAGGCGATGATCGCCGCACGCAGTCCCGAATGGACCGACCTCTCGCCGGGCGACCCGGGCATCACCCTCCTCGAGGTATTCGCGTACCTCACCGACACCCTGCTCTACCGCGTGAACCGGCTGCCCGAGAAGGCCTTCGTGCAGTTTCTCGAACTCATCGGGGTTCGCGTCATGCCGCCGGCCGCGGCATCCGTCGATCTGGAGTTCTCGCTCGCGACGCCCGCCGCGACCGACGTCGTCATCCCGCGCGGCAGCCACGTCTCGACGGCGCGGGCGGATGCCGAGTCCCCCGTCTTCACCACGGTCGAGGATGCCCGCATCGCTGCGGGCGATCGCTCCGCCGTCGTGCGCGCGTACGCAGGCGAGGTCGTCGAGGCGGAGGATCTCGGCGAGGGCACGGGCAAGCCGGGACAGTCGGTGCGGGTCGCCCGACCGCCCATCACCCTGCCGACGGGCGACGTCTTCGATCTCGTCGTCGGGGTGCAGGCCGAACCGGGTGAACTCGGCGACCGGGCCCCCGCCCGCGAGCACCGCGGCGCGACGTACCGCATCTGGACCGAGGTCGAGCACTTCGGCGCTCCGCCCGCCCCCGGTGAGGACGCCCACCGCTACACGGTCGATCGCGCCGAGGGCGTGATCATGTTCGCCCCCGCGGCGCAGCTCGCCCAGCCCGACGGCGCGCTCACCGCCCAGCCCGTCGCGCTCGCCGAGGTGCCCGCCCACGGCCGGCGGATCGTCGCGTGGTACCGCCGCGGCGGCGGCGCGAACGGCAACGTCGCTCCGGGCGCGCTCACGACCCTGAAGGACCCCGTACCAGGCGTGACGGTCACGAACCCCGCGGCTGCGACGGGTGGGCGCGATCGCGAGACGCTCGAGAACGCGATGGTCCGCGGGCCCCAGTCGATCCACACGCTCGACCGCGTCGTCACGGCGCGCGACTACGAGCAGTTCGCGGTGGCCTCCAGCGGCGGGGTGTCGCGTGCGCGAGCCGTGACGAGGGCGGATGCCTGGACCGGCGCGACACCCGGAGAGGTCCAGGTGTACGTGGTCCCGGGTCTTGCCGACCCCGGCAGCGCGGCGGTCGATCGCGCCTCTCTCGACGCCGCGATGACACCACACGTGCTCGACCGGCTGGCGGCCGCGCTGCACGAGCGGCAGCCGATCGGGGCGCGCGTCGGGGTGACCTGGGCCGGGCTCATGCCCATGCGGGTGCACGCCTCGGTCGTGGTGCACCGCGCCGAGGACCGCGCCGCCGTCGAGCGACGCCTGCGCGAGCGGCTCGACCGCATGCTCTCGCCGGTGCCGCTGGAGGGGGCCACCGGCTGGCCGTTCGGCGAGCACCTGCGGGTGGCGCGCGTCTACGACGCCCTGCAGAGCGAGCGCGGCGTGCGGTACGTCTCCGACGTGAAGCTGGTCGTCGAGGAGGTTCCCGGGGTCGTGCCGTCGGTCGTGCGCGATCCGAACCACCCGCGCACCTGGTTCTGCGCGAGCGGCGCGCGCGTGTTCCGCAGCGTCGACGATGCGACGGGCTGGGTCGCCGTCGCCCGCTTCGAGGGCGAGGCTGTGGAGCGCGTCGCCGTGCTGGCCACGGCACCCGGGTGCGTCGTCGCCAGCACACGGCTGGGCGAGACCGAGTCGAGCCTCGTCCGCGCGTCGTTCGACTACGGCGAGACGTGGACGCGCATCGCACAGTTCGAATTCCACGTCGAAGAGGTGGCGCTCGCCGTCATCGAAGGCACGCCGCACGCGTTCCTGGCGACGGACGCGGGACTCTTCCGCCAGCCTCTCGCCGAGGGGGCGGTCGGCGACCGCATCCTCGTGGCCGCCGAGGACGCCGGCATGGGCTTCTACGCGGTCACGACCGTCGTCGACTCGTCGGGGTCGCTGCGGGTGGCGGCCGCCGCCCAGGAGCTGAAGGGCGTCTACCTCTCGCTCGAAGCGGGGCGTCCGGGCACATTCACCCACATCGGGCTCGAAGCCCAGGACATCCGCGTGCTGCGCACGCTCGAACTGGCCAATCGCCGCTTCCTCGTCGCGGGAGCGTACGCGACCGGTCAGGAGGAGGGCGCCGGCGTCTTCCGCGTCGAGCTGATCGGCACCGAACTGGACGCCAAGGGGTGGGAGGCCGCCGGGGCGAAATGGACCGGCGGCAGCTGCCGCGACATCGCCTTCATCGGCGAGACGATCCTCGCGGCCACCGAGCGTGCCGGCATCGCGGTCGCCAACCCGAGGCAGGAGAGCGGAACCTGGCGCACGCCGACCCGCGACTGCGGCCTGCCGCTGCGGGAGTCCGGCGCCTTCCAGGCGCTCTACAGCGTCGCCGCGGGCGACACGGTCCCTCCGCTCGCGCTGGCCGGCGGCCCCGACGGGGTCTTCCGCAGCGGCGACGGCCGCGGCTGGCGCCTGGCGTCGCCGGGGGAGTTCACCGATGAGGTGTCGCTGCCGCCCAACTGGCTGTTCGCGCCGGGCGTCCACGAGATCGAGGTGGAGTACGGCGATGCGGGCTGA